A genomic region of Candidatus Cybelea sp. contains the following coding sequences:
- a CDS encoding molybdenum cofactor biosynthesis protein MoaE, protein MDRELFSIVRGPVDPRCLEALASAAQGGIVTFLGVVRSRSDDGRTVVGLSYEAYEAPAVREFETIAGEARERFGEVRLAIVHAVGELEVGAVAVAVAAAAEHRSAAFDACRYAIDEVKRRAPIWKKERYAGGDARWKSNE, encoded by the coding sequence GTGGATAGGGAACTCTTTTCGATCGTCCGCGGGCCGGTCGATCCGCGCTGTCTCGAGGCTCTCGCGAGCGCCGCGCAGGGCGGCATCGTTACGTTCTTGGGCGTCGTACGCAGTCGCAGCGACGACGGCCGCACCGTCGTTGGTCTCTCGTATGAGGCGTACGAAGCGCCGGCGGTGCGCGAGTTCGAGACGATCGCGGGTGAAGCGCGCGAGCGCTTCGGTGAGGTTCGGCTCGCCATCGTTCACGCCGTCGGAGAACTCGAGGTCGGAGCGGTGGCCGTTGCCGTTGCCGCCGCTGCGGAGCATCGCTCCGCGGCCTTCGACGCGTGCCGCTACGCGATCGACGAAGTCAAACGGCGCGCACCGATTTGGAAGAAGGAGCGCTACGCCGGCGGGGACGCTCGCTGGAAGAGCAATGAGTAA
- a CDS encoding alpha/beta fold hydrolase: protein MSKVELVRIEARHNPVALLYYEPRRSRGVTLVAGHGYSSSKQNLDFLCSFLASHGFGVYSLDFPGHKLGTSGGELRGVDDCIDAMRGVVGFARERSPSPVYTMGHSMGGMTALFTAALDPQITGTIAIATGYGRPTSLETLRKVGVTDFRSSYVAGVTLPELVAGVEGRYDELLPRLAQRPALYIAASRDAMVSPRSVRDLFDRAPEPKTLETIESDHTYAAEHSRAAVLQWLDARHRAP from the coding sequence ATGAGTAAGGTCGAGCTCGTTCGCATCGAGGCGCGGCACAATCCCGTGGCGTTGCTGTATTACGAACCCCGGCGGTCGCGCGGGGTGACGCTCGTCGCCGGGCACGGCTATTCCTCGAGCAAACAGAACCTCGATTTTCTTTGTTCGTTTCTAGCAAGCCACGGCTTCGGCGTTTACAGCCTGGATTTTCCGGGCCACAAGCTTGGCACGAGCGGCGGCGAGCTGCGCGGCGTCGACGATTGCATCGACGCAATGCGCGGCGTCGTCGGGTTTGCGCGCGAACGTTCGCCCAGCCCAGTCTATACGATGGGGCATAGCATGGGCGGAATGACCGCGCTCTTCACGGCGGCCCTCGATCCGCAAATCACGGGAACGATCGCCATCGCGACCGGGTACGGCCGCCCGACCTCCCTCGAGACGCTGCGCAAAGTCGGCGTGACGGATTTCCGCTCCTCATACGTCGCCGGCGTAACGCTTCCCGAGCTCGTCGCCGGGGTCGAAGGCCGCTATGACGAGCTGCTCCCGCGTCTCGCGCAGCGGCCCGCGCTCTACATCGCCGCGAGCCGCGACGCGATGGTAAGCCCGCGCAGCGTTCGCGATCTCTTCGATCGCGCGCCCGAGCCCAAGACCTTGGAGACGATCGAGAGCGATCATACCTACGCGGCCGAGCATTCGCGCGCCGCCGTACTGCAGTGGCTCGACGCTCGTCATCGCGCGCCGTGA
- the moeB gene encoding molybdopterin-synthase adenylyltransferase MoeB, which produces MNSSELRRYSRHLLIPEVGLQGQERLRASRALVVGAGGLGSPALQYLAAAGVGTIGVIDDDSVDETNLQRQTIFSMADLGQKKAAVAARRLHGLNPAIAIEPLPFALDEQNAREIVRCYDVVLDCTDRFAIRYLINDACFFEKKIDVYASIFRFDGQLSVLCAGDGPCYRCLFPEAPPAEVTPTCAEGGVLGALAGVMGSWQAAEALKVLLEIGEPLAGRILLVDTLRARVRELRFERDPACALCGTAARIFDIAAPPLEVGFDRTIAEVDAGVLGEALREATLLDVREPHEAVLGTIEGAVSIPASQLEARMSELDTAVRYVVACRVGVKSRWALRRLREAGFGRLAHLRGGLLAYAARQEDFEFF; this is translated from the coding sequence GTGAATTCGAGCGAGCTGCGGCGCTATAGCCGCCACCTGCTCATTCCCGAGGTCGGCCTGCAGGGGCAGGAACGGCTGCGCGCCTCGCGTGCGCTCGTCGTGGGCGCCGGCGGCCTCGGTTCGCCAGCGCTGCAGTATCTGGCCGCTGCCGGAGTTGGAACGATCGGCGTGATCGACGACGACTCCGTCGACGAGACGAACCTTCAGCGGCAGACGATTTTTTCGATGGCGGATCTTGGCCAGAAGAAAGCGGCCGTCGCGGCACGGCGCCTGCACGGGCTCAACCCGGCGATTGCAATCGAACCGTTGCCGTTTGCGCTCGACGAGCAAAACGCGCGCGAGATCGTCCGCTGTTACGACGTCGTTCTCGACTGCACCGACCGCTTTGCGATCCGCTACCTGATCAACGACGCATGTTTCTTCGAGAAGAAGATCGACGTCTACGCCTCGATCTTTCGCTTCGATGGTCAGCTTAGCGTCCTGTGCGCCGGCGACGGGCCGTGTTATCGTTGCCTCTTTCCGGAGGCGCCCCCCGCCGAGGTGACGCCGACCTGTGCCGAAGGCGGCGTGCTCGGCGCGCTCGCCGGCGTGATGGGCTCGTGGCAGGCCGCGGAGGCGCTCAAGGTCTTGCTCGAGATCGGCGAGCCCCTCGCCGGGCGCATTCTGCTGGTCGATACGCTGCGGGCACGGGTACGCGAGCTGCGCTTCGAACGCGATCCTGCGTGCGCGCTCTGCGGAACCGCTGCGCGGATCTTCGACATCGCGGCTCCTCCGCTCGAAGTTGGGTTCGACCGCACGATCGCCGAGGTCGACGCCGGCGTGCTGGGCGAGGCTCTGCGCGAGGCCACGCTGCTCGACGTGCGCGAGCCGCACGAAGCGGTTCTGGGTACGATCGAGGGCGCCGTCTCCATTCCCGCATCTCAGCTGGAGGCGCGCATGTCCGAGCTCGATACCGCCGTGCGCTACGTCGTTGCCTGCCGGGTTGGAGTGAAATCGCGGTGGGCGCTGCGCCGCTTGCGCGAGGCCGGCTTCGGACGTTTGGCTCACCTGCGCGGAGGGCTGCTTGCATATGCCGCGCGGCAGGAAGACTTCGAGTTCTTTTAG
- a CDS encoding aldo/keto reductase, with protein MKHKSFGATGVELPAIGQGTWNMPQSGAGRKEAERALRHGISLGMTHLDTAEMYGAGAVEELLGEAIGGLAREGLFIASKVLPENATYEGTLKAARRSIARLRCDYLDLYLLHWPGSHPLEETMRALEDLVEQGTVRFVGISNFDTDEMLAAASYLRKVPLACNQVLYHLNERGIEHRLAETARRHDIAIVAYTPFGRGAFLREASQREVLTAVAKKHGATPRQVALAFLTRESNVFAIPKSASPMHVRENANGGSMTLDAEDFAAIDRAFARGRPGPLATL; from the coding sequence ATGAAGCACAAATCGTTCGGCGCGACCGGCGTCGAGCTTCCGGCGATCGGCCAAGGCACCTGGAACATGCCGCAGAGCGGTGCCGGCCGCAAGGAAGCGGAGCGCGCGCTGCGGCACGGTATCTCGCTGGGGATGACGCACCTCGACACCGCCGAGATGTACGGCGCGGGCGCGGTGGAGGAGCTGCTCGGCGAAGCTATCGGCGGCCTCGCACGCGAGGGTCTATTCATCGCGAGCAAAGTCTTGCCGGAGAACGCCACGTACGAAGGAACCCTCAAAGCGGCGCGGCGCAGCATCGCACGGCTGCGTTGCGACTATCTCGATCTCTATCTGCTTCACTGGCCCGGTTCGCATCCGCTCGAGGAGACGATGCGTGCGCTCGAGGACCTCGTCGAGCAAGGCACGGTGCGCTTCGTGGGCATCAGCAACTTCGACACCGACGAAATGCTTGCAGCGGCCTCCTACCTGCGCAAGGTACCGCTAGCGTGCAATCAAGTGCTCTACCATCTCAACGAACGCGGGATCGAGCACCGCCTGGCCGAAACGGCGCGCCGGCACGACATCGCGATCGTCGCGTACACGCCGTTCGGGCGCGGAGCATTTCTGCGAGAAGCCTCGCAACGTGAAGTGTTGACGGCCGTCGCGAAGAAGCACGGTGCGACGCCGCGCCAAGTCGCGCTCGCCTTCTTGACGCGAGAGTCCAACGTCTTTGCAATTCCGAAGTCGGCGAGCCCCATGCATGTCCGGGAAAATGCGAACGGGGGCTCGATGACGCTCGACGCCGAGGATTTCGCGGCGATCGATCGCGCGTTTGCGCGCGGGCGCCCGGGCCCGCTGGCGACGCTGTGA
- the queG gene encoding tRNA epoxyqueuosine(34) reductase QueG, translating to MNEKIKELAVRSALALGAGAVRVTSARADEESRRRMQAAFERGDFLCWRYDARYARRATDPGELCRGARSVICIALPYAMPGARSRGPLRGRVSNYAWSGDYHRRLRALLSEVATQIDAAAGEPVTAIACDTKPLAERALAARAGLGWVGKHTNLIVPTLGSFVFLGEVVTTLELPPDEPLRKHCGSCRRCIDGCPTQALRGDYTIDANRCISDLTQRTDSIPEAMRALIGDWVWGCDICQTVCPPTREAGITAGAQWQPRGPEAAQPALVELLALRGSAFKKQYRPTAMGWRGGAVLRRNAAVALGNALDRSTVGPLIESLSEDANPMVRGHAAWALGRIGSPRAISALQRRLDVEREGEVRAEIATALRPFQPPERSKKATT from the coding sequence GTGAACGAAAAGATCAAGGAGCTCGCCGTGCGCAGCGCGCTTGCCTTGGGCGCGGGCGCGGTTCGCGTGACGAGCGCGCGTGCCGACGAGGAGTCGCGCCGCCGCATGCAGGCGGCGTTCGAACGGGGAGATTTCCTCTGCTGGCGCTACGACGCCCGGTACGCGCGCCGCGCGACCGATCCGGGCGAGCTCTGCCGCGGAGCCCGGAGCGTTATCTGCATTGCGTTGCCGTACGCGATGCCGGGCGCGCGCAGCCGCGGCCCGTTGCGCGGGCGCGTTTCGAACTACGCGTGGTCGGGTGATTACCACCGGCGTCTGCGCGCCTTGCTCTCGGAGGTTGCGACGCAGATCGACGCAGCCGCCGGAGAGCCGGTGACCGCAATCGCGTGCGACACCAAGCCGCTCGCCGAACGGGCACTGGCGGCGCGGGCGGGGCTCGGATGGGTCGGCAAGCACACAAACCTCATCGTCCCGACGCTTGGTTCGTTCGTCTTTCTCGGCGAGGTCGTAACAACGCTCGAACTTCCGCCCGATGAGCCGCTGCGCAAGCACTGCGGTTCGTGCCGGCGCTGCATCGACGGGTGTCCGACGCAAGCGCTGCGCGGCGATTACACGATCGACGCGAACCGATGCATCTCCGATCTCACGCAGCGCACGGACTCGATCCCGGAGGCGATGCGGGCGTTGATCGGCGATTGGGTTTGGGGCTGCGATATCTGCCAGACGGTCTGCCCGCCGACGCGCGAGGCCGGGATCACGGCCGGCGCCCAGTGGCAGCCGCGCGGCCCCGAAGCCGCGCAGCCTGCTCTCGTCGAGCTCCTCGCGTTGCGGGGCTCGGCGTTCAAGAAACAGTACCGCCCGACGGCGATGGGCTGGCGAGGAGGCGCCGTGCTTCGGCGCAACGCCGCCGTCGCGCTCGGCAACGCACTCGACCGCTCGACGGTTGGGCCGTTGATCGAGAGCCTTTCCGAGGACGCAAATCCGATGGTGAGGGGTCATGCCGCCTGGGCTTTGGGAAGAATTGGGTCGCCGAGAGCGATCTCGGCATTACAGCGGCGGCTCGATGTGGAAAGAGAAGGAGAGGTTCGCGCGGAGATCGCGACTGCACTGCGCCCCTTCCAGCCGCCCGAACGCTCGAAGAAAGCTACGACATGA
- the moaA gene encoding GTP 3',8-cyclase MoaA, protein MTSTLVDGFSRPITYLRVSVTDKCNLRCVYCMPESGLPWLRRDEILSYEEIAQIVTAAASVGVRSIRLTGGEPLVRRDLSRLVAAIAATPGIDDISLSTNGLLLKEQIAELAAAGLRRINLSLDTLRPERFETIARRPGLELVLGGLDAAIAAGLMPVKINCVVMRGSNDDEITEFAKLTRDRPVFVRFIEVMPVHENVALQRDTYVSSAEVLERVSEIEELVPHVGPAGNGPARYFAFPGAPGAVGVISPLSHDYCDRCNRVRLTADGRLRLCLFGDHALDLRTPLRSGASAQELAALMRSAMLIKPARHHLRLGETSSRMRAFSEIGG, encoded by the coding sequence ATGACGAGCACGCTGGTCGATGGCTTTAGCCGGCCGATAACCTATCTCAGGGTCTCGGTTACCGACAAGTGCAATTTACGCTGCGTCTACTGCATGCCGGAATCGGGTCTCCCGTGGCTGCGCCGTGACGAGATCCTGAGCTACGAAGAGATCGCGCAGATCGTTACGGCGGCGGCCTCCGTCGGAGTGCGCAGCATTCGTCTCACGGGCGGGGAACCGCTCGTGCGGCGCGATCTCAGCCGTCTGGTGGCGGCGATTGCTGCGACACCGGGGATCGACGACATCTCGCTTTCGACCAACGGACTACTGCTAAAGGAACAGATCGCCGAGCTTGCGGCCGCGGGACTGCGCCGCATCAATCTCTCGCTCGACACGCTGCGCCCGGAGCGCTTTGAGACGATTGCGCGCCGTCCCGGGCTGGAACTCGTGCTCGGCGGCCTCGACGCGGCAATCGCGGCCGGCTTGATGCCGGTGAAGATCAACTGCGTAGTGATGCGCGGGAGCAACGACGACGAAATTACGGAGTTCGCGAAGCTGACCCGCGACCGGCCGGTCTTCGTCCGCTTCATCGAGGTGATGCCGGTGCACGAGAACGTCGCGCTGCAGCGCGACACCTACGTTTCCTCGGCCGAAGTGCTCGAACGAGTCTCGGAAATCGAGGAGCTGGTGCCGCACGTTGGACCGGCGGGCAATGGCCCCGCGCGCTATTTCGCCTTCCCGGGCGCGCCCGGTGCGGTCGGGGTGATAAGCCCGCTCTCGCACGACTACTGCGACCGCTGCAATCGCGTCCGCCTGACCGCCGACGGCCGTCTGCGGCTCTGCCTCTTCGGCGATCACGCGCTCGACCTCCGAACCCCGCTGCGCTCCGGCGCGAGCGCGCAGGAACTGGCCGCCCTGATGCGCTCGGCGATGCTGATCAAGCCGGCGCGGCACCATCTGCGCCTCGGAGAGACGTCCTCACGGATGCGGGCCTTTTCGGAGATCGGAGGCTAG
- a CDS encoding RNA polymerase sigma factor, protein MSTGMRSGLEDYIAVGPTAIAQGRVEALVIEHQTKLARYLRRMVGDAETALDLSQDVFLSAYRMLCADPSRELRVGWLYRAATNAAISFMRRRKILHVLSLDRDLDGSSWRIDERGAASIDLQAALARLPSDQVAALLMTSYAGYSSAEAAQILGTTADAVRQRVCRAMKTLRHVMNEERD, encoded by the coding sequence GTGAGCACGGGGATGAGAAGCGGTTTGGAAGATTACATCGCGGTAGGCCCGACGGCGATCGCGCAGGGCCGAGTCGAAGCGCTCGTCATCGAGCATCAGACGAAGCTGGCGCGGTATCTTCGCCGCATGGTCGGGGACGCGGAGACTGCGCTGGACCTCTCGCAAGACGTCTTTCTCTCTGCCTATCGGATGCTCTGCGCGGACCCGAGCCGCGAGCTGCGCGTCGGCTGGCTCTACCGCGCGGCGACTAATGCGGCGATCTCGTTCATGCGCCGGCGAAAGATACTGCACGTGCTCTCGCTGGATCGCGACCTCGATGGCAGCTCCTGGCGGATCGATGAAAGGGGTGCGGCCTCTATCGACCTTCAGGCGGCGCTGGCACGACTGCCCTCGGACCAGGTCGCAGCCTTATTGATGACGAGCTACGCCGGTTACTCCTCCGCCGAAGCGGCGCAGATTCTCGGCACGACCGCGGATGCGGTTCGCCAACGGGTTTGCCGCGCGATGAAGACGTTGCGGCACGTAATGAACGAGGAACGGGATTGA
- a CDS encoding deoxyribodipyrimidine photo-lyase, protein MAERPFLYCFSNDLRLEDHAGLAAAAARGEVLPVVVIDDALERRMRLSPLRAAFFCGAVAALAGELQDRGRTLIVRRGGRAKILKSLAREIGAAGAAWATSYDAAGIQRDRRLQSELEEAGLSALAVHDAPAIPPEESLSAQGARGQGYRAFAAYLDRWASLGVASYEHPLLLRFAAFNGDSEPMPRPSDFGSPHEPPASGPVRARRRFERFLSERAGHYATAGRLPADDGTSELGAHLSFGTISARSIVRAVRERLGDPFAVAEERLSLKVFLRSLARRDFFLQLSWFHPQTNGEALQEKMRGFAPLRAHPALGGWHEGRTGYPLVDAGIRQLRETGWMHPLVRAVAASFLCFDLGVDWRLGRDYWDQLLIEDDPALATGNWQWIAGVGADMAQFPRIYNPERQRRRYDPAGAYVRRWIPELRHLPAAAWHGRPADSTQLSLALFDGNSYPAPVVEHEPAARAFLERYRAFVSP, encoded by the coding sequence ATGGCGGAGCGGCCGTTTCTTTATTGTTTTTCGAACGATCTGCGGCTAGAGGATCACGCCGGACTGGCGGCCGCCGCCGCGCGCGGTGAAGTGCTGCCGGTGGTCGTCATCGACGACGCACTGGAGCGCCGGATGCGTCTCTCGCCGTTGCGGGCGGCCTTTTTTTGCGGCGCGGTCGCGGCGCTCGCCGGCGAACTGCAGGATCGCGGCAGAACTCTGATCGTGCGCCGCGGCGGGCGCGCGAAGATCCTCAAGTCGCTGGCCCGAGAGATCGGCGCGGCGGGCGCTGCCTGGGCGACGTCCTACGACGCGGCGGGCATCCAGCGCGACCGCCGTCTGCAATCGGAGCTGGAGGAAGCCGGCCTTTCCGCCCTGGCGGTGCACGATGCGCCGGCGATCCCGCCCGAAGAGAGCCTCTCGGCACAAGGCGCGCGCGGACAGGGCTATCGCGCATTCGCCGCCTATCTCGACCGCTGGGCGTCGCTGGGCGTCGCCTCGTACGAGCATCCGCTCTTGCTCAGATTTGCCGCCTTCAACGGCGACTCCGAGCCCATGCCGAGGCCGAGCGATTTCGGTTCGCCGCACGAACCGCCGGCCTCGGGTCCGGTGCGTGCGCGCCGCCGTTTCGAACGCTTTCTCTCCGAACGCGCCGGACACTACGCGACTGCGGGCAGATTGCCGGCCGACGACGGGACCTCGGAGCTCGGCGCTCATCTTTCGTTCGGAACGATCTCCGCGCGCAGCATCGTGCGTGCGGTGCGCGAGCGTCTGGGCGATCCGTTTGCGGTTGCCGAGGAACGGCTCTCGCTGAAGGTGTTTTTGCGCTCGCTCGCCCGACGCGATTTCTTTTTGCAGCTCTCCTGGTTTCATCCGCAAACCAACGGTGAAGCGCTGCAGGAGAAGATGCGCGGCTTTGCGCCTTTGCGGGCTCATCCGGCGCTCGGCGGGTGGCACGAGGGAAGAACGGGCTATCCGCTCGTCGATGCGGGTATCCGGCAACTTCGCGAGACCGGCTGGATGCATCCGCTAGTGCGGGCGGTGGCGGCGTCCTTCCTGTGCTTCGATCTGGGTGTCGATTGGCGCCTTGGGCGCGATTATTGGGACCAGCTGCTCATCGAGGACGACCCGGCTCTGGCGACGGGGAACTGGCAATGGATCGCCGGAGTCGGCGCCGACATGGCGCAATTTCCACGAATTTATAACCCGGAGCGGCAGCGGCGCCGCTACGACCCGGCGGGCGCTTACGTGCGCCGCTGGATTCCCGAGCTGCGCCACCTTCCGGCCGCCGCATGGCACGGGCGGCCGGCGGATTCGACTCAGCTATCGCTAGCGTTGTTCGACGGGAACTCGTATCCGGCGCCGGTCGTCGAGCACGAACCTGCGGCGCGCGCCTTTCTGGAGCGTTATCGGGCGTTCGTATCGCCCTGA
- a CDS encoding DUF4870 domain-containing protein, translated as MDCYFHSNVPSIAPCIECGKRICATCRDERGGCPSCRLAAKVEAATATRQQIPGAVPPRPAPASVRGNATVATVGDPVESRALVSLGYPLWPLALISLLDRKQSRQLRKQAYQALGFNAGFFGLWALLSLVGQIPFVGFSAWILVPLLAPIFLVASVYYGIKTWNGDDVRVPIVTSWLEDRLPQGDTNAR; from the coding sequence ATGGATTGTTATTTCCACTCGAACGTCCCGTCCATCGCGCCGTGCATCGAATGCGGGAAGCGGATTTGCGCGACCTGTCGCGACGAACGCGGCGGCTGTCCGAGCTGCCGGCTCGCGGCTAAAGTCGAAGCCGCCACGGCAACCCGCCAGCAGATCCCCGGTGCGGTTCCCCCGCGCCCGGCGCCCGCCAGCGTCCGTGGGAACGCCACGGTAGCGACTGTCGGAGACCCCGTCGAATCCCGCGCGCTCGTCTCCCTCGGTTACCCGCTCTGGCCCCTCGCGCTCATCTCGCTGCTCGATCGCAAACAGTCGCGACAGCTTCGGAAACAGGCGTATCAGGCGCTTGGATTCAACGCCGGGTTCTTCGGCCTCTGGGCACTCCTTTCGCTCGTCGGGCAGATTCCGTTCGTTGGCTTCTCTGCTTGGATTCTCGTGCCGCTGCTCGCACCGATCTTCTTAGTCGCGAGCGTCTACTACGGCATCAAGACCTGGAACGGCGATGACGTGCGCGTGCCGATCGTCACGAGCTGGCTCGAAGACCGCCTTCCTCAGGGCGATACGAACGCCCGATAA
- a CDS encoding ABC transporter ATP-binding protein translates to MSRREILYRLAREARPYYSRIAVAMAMGILAGVLSIAPPLAFRVIINQVLVPPAGHAPDLRALYLSLGFTSIALVMANAAIYGQTYLTAWSGQHLVARLRVRLFERLLNLPLHEFDKWRPGELIARFSTDLQIMIDAVSVSVPQLVVALATFISSFATMIYLDWLLTLSLVLVAPIVSFTVSNFQRLISSSTHLAQRRIADLTATLSEVLGGQRVVKSFGREQFEVARFRQRNDDFFGAYMKLTQFIQTQPLVISTIMVAAVVAIMWLSVREVLVGRLDTGRVFMYWGLLVNLMNPMNRVAAFFGDISKAMVGAGRVFELLDLPIEVEDAPDAVTLPAVDGQIDFAGVTFRYHPNEPPALRDVVARIEAGEIVALVGPSGAGKTTLVNLVPRFYSPQEGSVRIDGVDVARAKLSDLRRAIAIVPQDVQLFRASVLENIRYGRLEATDGEVRAAARDANVEEYVRNFPDGYATEVGERGVRLSGGQRQRIAIARAVLRDPRILILDEATSALDSHSEAMIEEALDRLLPGRTTLIIAHRLSTVRRAHKVLYLEAGRVVEIGTHEQLLARGGAYARLHAAQFAAGLPRSAS, encoded by the coding sequence TTGAGCCGTCGCGAGATCCTGTACCGCCTGGCCCGCGAGGCGCGCCCTTACTACTCTCGCATCGCGGTTGCGATGGCCATGGGCATCCTCGCCGGCGTTCTGTCGATCGCCCCGCCGCTCGCTTTTCGCGTCATCATCAATCAGGTGCTCGTGCCCCCGGCGGGACACGCGCCAGATCTGCGGGCCCTCTACCTTTCCTTGGGGTTCACCTCGATCGCGCTCGTGATGGCGAACGCAGCGATCTACGGCCAGACCTACCTTACGGCTTGGAGCGGCCAGCACTTGGTTGCGCGTCTGCGCGTGCGTCTCTTCGAGCGCCTTCTGAACTTGCCGCTGCACGAGTTCGACAAGTGGCGCCCCGGCGAGCTGATCGCACGCTTCTCCACCGACCTGCAAATAATGATCGATGCGGTCAGCGTCTCGGTGCCGCAGCTGGTCGTAGCGCTGGCAACCTTTATCTCGTCGTTTGCGACGATGATCTATCTCGATTGGCTGCTCACGCTCTCGCTCGTTCTCGTCGCGCCGATCGTCTCGTTCACGGTATCGAACTTCCAGCGTCTGATCTCATCGAGCACGCACCTCGCGCAACGCCGCATCGCGGACCTTACCGCGACGCTTTCCGAAGTGCTCGGCGGTCAGCGGGTAGTCAAGTCGTTCGGGCGCGAGCAGTTCGAGGTGGCGCGCTTCCGGCAGCGCAACGACGATTTCTTCGGCGCGTACATGAAACTGACACAGTTCATCCAGACCCAGCCGCTCGTGATCTCGACGATCATGGTCGCCGCCGTCGTCGCGATCATGTGGCTCTCGGTGCGCGAGGTACTCGTCGGAAGGCTCGACACCGGGCGCGTCTTCATGTACTGGGGGCTGCTGGTGAACCTGATGAATCCGATGAACCGGGTCGCGGCGTTCTTCGGGGACATCAGCAAGGCGATGGTCGGGGCGGGACGAGTCTTCGAACTGCTCGACCTGCCCATCGAGGTTGAAGACGCGCCGGACGCAGTCACGCTACCGGCGGTCGACGGGCAAATCGATTTCGCGGGAGTGACGTTTCGCTACCATCCGAACGAGCCGCCGGCGCTGCGAGACGTCGTCGCGCGCATCGAAGCCGGTGAGATCGTCGCGCTGGTCGGCCCCTCGGGCGCGGGTAAGACGACCCTCGTCAACCTCGTGCCTCGCTTTTATTCGCCGCAAGAAGGCAGCGTGCGCATCGACGGCGTCGACGTCGCGCGCGCTAAGCTCTCGGACCTTCGCCGTGCGATCGCGATCGTTCCGCAGGACGTGCAGCTCTTCCGCGCCTCGGTCTTGGAGAACATCCGGTATGGGAGGCTCGAGGCGACAGACGGCGAGGTGCGTGCCGCCGCGCGCGACGCGAACGTCGAAGAGTACGTCCGCAACTTCCCCGATGGCTACGCGACCGAAGTCGGGGAGCGCGGCGTTCGCCTATCCGGCGGCCAGCGCCAGCGCATTGCAATCGCCCGGGCCGTGCTGCGAGATCCACGGATCCTCATTCTCGACGAGGCCACCAGCGCGCTCGATAGTCACTCCGAGGCGATGATCGAAGAGGCCCTCGATCGGCTTCTGCCGGGGCGGACGACGCTGATCATCGCGCACCGCTTATCGACCGTTCGGCGAGCACACAAAGTGCTCTACCTCGAGGCCGGCCGCGTGGTCGAGATCGGCACGCACGAGCAGCTGCTTGCCCGAGGCGGCGCGTACGCCCGCTTGCATGCGGCGCAGTTTGCGGCCGGCTTGCCGCGATCGGCGTCTTAG
- a CDS encoding VOC family protein has translation MVKDIAFIAYSVRDVPRARDFYRDVLGLVVGDTFGDHWVEFNVGSATFGIGNGEGLGFMPGASNGAAFEVDDIDALRSRLKSMGLEVSELHEFPACTTCFASDPDGNRFALHQRKPPQREAA, from the coding sequence ATGGTCAAAGACATCGCCTTCATCGCCTACTCGGTTCGGGACGTCCCGCGGGCCCGCGACTTTTATCGTGATGTCCTCGGCCTCGTGGTCGGCGACACGTTCGGCGACCACTGGGTTGAATTCAACGTCGGGAGCGCGACGTTCGGAATCGGAAACGGCGAGGGCTTAGGCTTCATGCCGGGGGCTTCGAACGGCGCGGCGTTCGAGGTCGACGACATCGACGCGTTGCGCTCGCGCTTGAAGTCGATGGGTCTCGAGGTCAGTGAGCTGCACGAATTCCCTGCTTGCACGACCTGTTTTGCGAGCGATCCGGACGGCAATCGTTTCGCCCTCCACCAGCGCAAGCCGCCGCAGCGAGAAGCCGCCTAA
- the csrA gene encoding carbon storage regulator CsrA, giving the protein MLVLTRKSNQSIMIGSEIRVTVVGFDGDQVKIGIEAPRDVVVRRSEIYDQLHEKNEPDAAAQSPAPVGKGSAGADTPS; this is encoded by the coding sequence ATGCTGGTGCTGACCAGGAAATCCAATCAATCCATTATGATCGGTAGCGAGATTCGCGTTACCGTCGTCGGCTTCGACGGCGATCAGGTTAAGATCGGAATCGAGGCGCCGCGCGACGTGGTGGTCCGACGATCCGAGATCTACGATCAACTTCACGAAAAAAATGAACCGGACGCTGCGGCCCAGAGCCCGGCGCCGGTAGGAAAAGGCTCCGCCGGGGCCGATACACCGTCGTGA